From one Lycium barbarum isolate Lr01 chromosome 6, ASM1917538v2, whole genome shotgun sequence genomic stretch:
- the LOC132645694 gene encoding uncharacterized protein LOC132645694 produces the protein MNPSKIEADDLFHHHLDPHHQILDQSQPSILRDDEDEPFFSDIGFFRDDDEDAASHSSSDHLIQSLPRLDQQNDTVSLNPNPNLILGTDKNKGEKRNRGYISPEPHISSQFYTFNKESHALMIRVLLENRVATPDEIRSVTSAPVLQSWRVVWKDRNEDTAYLTAWKRIQDKLVANIDPLNGNELLCFKNNNSQFVSHFDQWHDIVTTFHCDADLKHLGLKETVERIKQVWTVGAKFYGIPESYIRVCVENCPVCCESAPRTKRRRFEYTESFDVPAKDVPLRLQQLATKYKVVLCIRQKYIRYKPFMAEVKDYACHRAGEPVSSKKSKILKREPYASKRCGCGFRIRAIVPISNYNEKDKTFVYQEEGTAVFKLYAVHSGHEPGPLDGNARIMHRVVGHKGGFLMDQETVYGMGDEAENGDFGFLGKDGGDLQHSILQQIQEARNEIGLLEGQIGKVPQELLCSVSRELFDFVNKLRNVREYGSKSAGLLSDKPISDDLLVGENDLADWGAHHHRIFEDGKDAELIDEDEDSFGRTLGEVASWDQIRSDCRNEKDLLGESCKSEKPLECNEFDQKRILDCGNSKLTKPLRHDDSIDTDVGFVVENFYPENPKWFDSPCELDSHTDCVDSRFKPGEIV, from the coding sequence ATGAATCCTAGTAAAATTGAAGCAGATGATCTATTCCATCATCACTTAGACCCCCATCATCAAATCTTGGATCAATCTCAACCGTCAATTCTTCGTGACGATGAAGATGAACCCTTCTTTTCAGATATCGGGTTTTTCCGCGATGACGATGAAGATGCTGCTAGCCACAGCTCCTCCGATCACCTAATTCAATCGCTACCCCGATTGGACCAACAAAACGACACCGTTTCTCTAAACCCTAACCCTAATTTGATTTTGGGAACCGATAAAAACAAGGGGGAGAAGCGCAATCGGGGTTATATAAGCCCGGAACCGCACATTTCATCTCAATTCTACACATTCAATAAGGAATCACATGCCCTGATGATACGTGTCCTCCTCGAAAACCGTGTCGCCACGCCTGATGAAATCCGATCCGTCACATCGGCACCGGTGCTGCAGAGCTGGCGCGTCGTGTGGAAGGATCGAAACGAGGATACAGCGTACCTCACAGCCTGGAAAAGGATCCAGGACAAGCTCGTGGCGAATATCGACCCGTTGAATGGTAATGAATTACTCTGTTTCAAGAATAATAACAGTCAGTTTGTTTCCCATTTTGATCAATGGCATGATATAGTTACAACTTTTCATTGTGATGCGGATTTAAAACACTTGGGGTTGAAAGAGACTGTAGAGAGAATTAAACAGGTTTGGACTGTAGGTGCTAAGTTTTATGGAATACCTGAGAGTTATATTAGGGTCTGTGTTGAAAATTGCCCCGTGTGCTGTGAGTCTGCGCCACGTACGAAAAGACGTAGGTTTGAGTATACGGAGTCGTTTGATGTACCTGCCAAGGATGTGCCGCTTAGATTACAGCAATTAGCGACGAAGTATAAAGTGGTGTTGTGTATTAGGCAGAAATATATAAGGTATAAGCCATTTATGGCTGAGGTTAAAGATTACGCGTGTCATCGAGCGGGAGAGCCTGTGTCCTCGAAGAAATCGAAGATATTAAAGAGGGAGCCTTACGCGTCAAAAAGGTGTGGGTGTGGGTTTCGTATAAGGGCGATAGTTCCTATATCAAATTATAATGAGAAGGATAAGACATTTGTCTATCAGGAGGAAGGGACAGCAGTATTTAAGTTATATGCGGTGCACTCGGGGCATGAACCTGGCCCTTTGGATGGGAATGCAAGAATAATGCATCGAGTTGTTGGGCATAAAGGAGGGTTTTTGATGGATCAGGAAACAGTGTATGGGATGGGCGATGAAGCAGAAAATGGAGATTTTGGGTTCCTTGGGAAGGATGGTGGAGATCTGCAACATTCGATTTTGCAGCAAATTCAGGAAGCGAGGAATGAGATTGGCCTACTTGAGGGCCAGATTGGGAAAGTTCCTCAGGAGTTATTGTGCTCGGTGTCTCGTGAATTGTTTGATTTTGTGAATAAGCTTAGGAATGTGAGAGAATATGGATCAAAGTCAGCTGGATTGCTCTCAGATAAGCCGATCTCGGATGATCTACTGGTAGGGGAAAATGATTTGGCAGATTGGGGTGCGCATCATCATCGCATTTTTGAGGACGGCAAGGATGCAGAGCTCATCGATGAAGATGAAGACAGCTTTGGGAGAACGCTTGGGGAGGTTGCATCTTGGGATCAGATAAGGTCAGATTGTAGGAATGAGAAGGATCTGCTGGGTGAGTCTTGTAAATCAGAGAAACCATTGGAATGCAATGAATTTGATCAGAAGCGCATTCTTGACTGTGGGAATTCTAAACTGACCAAGCCCTTAAGGCATGATGACAGTATAGATACAGATGTAGGTTTCGTTGTAGAGAACTTCTACCCAGAGAACCCTAAATGGTTTGATTCTCCCTGTGAACTGGACTCGCACACAGATTGTGTTGACAGCCGATTCAAGCCTGGGGAGATTGTTTAG